One Xyrauchen texanus isolate HMW12.3.18 chromosome 44, RBS_HiC_50CHRs, whole genome shotgun sequence DNA segment encodes these proteins:
- the LOC127637136 gene encoding dematin-like isoform X2, which translates to MQKVGTAPSSRGPSAPGSPATSIVARMDNQVIGYKDLAAIPKDKAILEVERPDLMVYEPHFNISALDRIGLSKSRERSMSPHSISPPPSPEIFASKEAKEGSEQGSPGGSSMDSTVQLRKVSLTSKGPLQHFHRPDIGSNIYMKPPIYKHDRETGTYNYKQDNIIESSKFPAAQPPDPNQPSKIETEYWPCPPSLATMEIEWRRKAVEEGKAIEDDDFEDLTEDAKRLQEQELQKIQSNLGKLILKEEIEKSVLTRRKTRSLPDGTNINLGSSASAHKSASLPPCSRTGLTRLQSADFTSTDNGKAKIGNVLVCTSRQNTARIDRGNSLPSILEQKIYPYEMLVVTHRGRSKLPPGVDRTRLERHLSQEDFQSLFGMSITEFDRLSLWKRNDLKKKVSLF; encoded by the exons ATGCAGAAG GTAGGGACGGCGCCGTCCTCCCGTGGTCCTAGTGCACCTGGCTCACCGGCCACCTCTATTGTG GCAAGAATGGACAATCAGGTTATTGGATATAAGGACTTGGCAGCCATCCCCAAAGACAAAGCCATACTTGAGGTGGAACGGCCAGATCTGATGGTGTACGAGCCACATTTCAATATCTCTGCCCTGGATCGGATAGGTCTCTCCAAAAGCAGAGAG AGATCAATGTCACCTCATTCCATCTCGCCCCCTCCTTCTCCTGAG ATTTTTGCCTCAAAAGAGGCAAAGGAGGGGTCTGAGCAGGGGTCTCCTGGAGGATCCAGCATGGACTCCACAGTGCAGCTTCGCAAGGTCAGCCTCACATCCAAGGGCCCCTTGCAGCACTTTCACAGACCAG ACATTGGTTCAAACATCTATATGAAGCCTCCAATTTATAAACACG ACAGAGAAACTGGAACATACAATTATAAACAGGATAATATCATTGAGTCCTCCAAGTTCCCAGCAGCCCAGCCACCTGATCCCAACCAGCCTTCAAAGATAGAGACAGAGTACTGGCCCTGTCCACCCTCTCTAGCTACTATGG agataGAGTGGAGGAGGAAGGCAGTTGAGGAGGGGAAAGCAATCGAGGATGATGATTTTGAGGACCTTACTGAAGATGCAAAGAGACTGCAAGAACAGGAACTTCAAAAG ATACAGTCCAACTTGGGCAAATTGATCCTGAAGGAGGAAATAGAGAAATCAGTGCTCACTCGCAGAAAAACACGTTCCCTGCCAGATGGGACAAACATAAACTTGG GATCATCAGCCAGTGCACACAAATCTGCCTCTTTACCTCCTTGCAGTCGAACAGGCCTCACTAGG CTGCAATCAGCAGACTTTACCTCCACAGACAATGGAAAAGCAAAAATAGGTAATGTTTTAGTTTGCACGAGCaggcaaaat ACTGCGAGAATCGACAGAGGAAACTCTCTTCCTAGTATTCTGGAACAGAAG ATATATCCATATGAAATGCTGGTTGTGACCCACAGAGGGCGCAGTAAACTTCCACCAGGTGTTGACAGGACCAGATTAGag AGACATTTGTCTCAAGAAGACTTCCAGAGCTTATTTGGAATGTCTATCACAGAATTTGATCGTCTGTCACTATGGAAACGGAATGACCTGAAGAAAAAAGTATCCCTTTTCTGA
- the LOC127637136 gene encoding dematin-like isoform X1, with protein MQKVGTAPSSRGPSAPGSPATSIVARMDNQVIGYKDLAAIPKDKAILEVERPDLMVYEPHFNISALDRIGLSKSRERSMSPHSISPPPSPEIFASKEAKEGSEQGSPGGSSMDSTVQLRKVSLTSKGPLQHFHRPDIGSNIYMKPPIYKHDRETGTYNYKQDNIIESSKFPAAQPPDPNQPSKIETEYWPCPPSLATMEIEWRRKAVEEGKAIEDDDFEDLTEDAKRLQEQELQKIQSNLGKLILKEEIEKSVLTRRKTRSLPDGTNINLESCMGLEQHEGSSASAHKSASLPPCSRTGLTRLQSADFTSTDNGKAKIGNVLVCTSRQNVKNTICPHTVY; from the exons ATGCAGAAG GTAGGGACGGCGCCGTCCTCCCGTGGTCCTAGTGCACCTGGCTCACCGGCCACCTCTATTGTG GCAAGAATGGACAATCAGGTTATTGGATATAAGGACTTGGCAGCCATCCCCAAAGACAAAGCCATACTTGAGGTGGAACGGCCAGATCTGATGGTGTACGAGCCACATTTCAATATCTCTGCCCTGGATCGGATAGGTCTCTCCAAAAGCAGAGAG AGATCAATGTCACCTCATTCCATCTCGCCCCCTCCTTCTCCTGAG ATTTTTGCCTCAAAAGAGGCAAAGGAGGGGTCTGAGCAGGGGTCTCCTGGAGGATCCAGCATGGACTCCACAGTGCAGCTTCGCAAGGTCAGCCTCACATCCAAGGGCCCCTTGCAGCACTTTCACAGACCAG ACATTGGTTCAAACATCTATATGAAGCCTCCAATTTATAAACACG ACAGAGAAACTGGAACATACAATTATAAACAGGATAATATCATTGAGTCCTCCAAGTTCCCAGCAGCCCAGCCACCTGATCCCAACCAGCCTTCAAAGATAGAGACAGAGTACTGGCCCTGTCCACCCTCTCTAGCTACTATGG agataGAGTGGAGGAGGAAGGCAGTTGAGGAGGGGAAAGCAATCGAGGATGATGATTTTGAGGACCTTACTGAAGATGCAAAGAGACTGCAAGAACAGGAACTTCAAAAG ATACAGTCCAACTTGGGCAAATTGATCCTGAAGGAGGAAATAGAGAAATCAGTGCTCACTCGCAGAAAAACACGTTCCCTGCCAGATGGGACAAACATAAACTTGG AAagttgtatgggtttggaacaacatgagg GATCATCAGCCAGTGCACACAAATCTGCCTCTTTACCTCCTTGCAGTCGAACAGGCCTCACTAGG CTGCAATCAGCAGACTTTACCTCCACAGACAATGGAAAAGCAAAAATAGGTAATGTTTTAGTTTGCACGAGCaggcaaaatgtaaaaaacacaatCTGTccgcatactgtatattaa
- the LOC127636793 gene encoding protein PBDC1-like, translated as MDTVDVLASLGVEGATNAAHALSLPAEAYGNDAQLEVMWAMKAYNHAEIYFNLISSVDPKLLKLTKSDDQIYTKFREAFPDLNIQVLDPELLKSAEAKEKWRPFCNQFDGVVEDFNYGTLLRIDCQKDYTEENTVFATRIQFYAIEIARNREGYNEVVYNTNSKAKEQKKHAC; from the exons ATGGACACGGTTGATGTTCTTGCATCTCTG GGGGTAGAGGGAGCAACTAATGCTGCGCATGCGCTCTCTCTTCCAGCTGAAGCATATGGAAATGAT GCCCAATTGGAAGTAATGTGGGCAATGAAAGCCTACAATCATGCAGAAATTTACTTTAAT CTAATTTCCTCGGTTGATCCAAAACTTCTAAAACTAACAAAATCAGATGACCAGATCTATACGAAATTCCGGGAAGCTTTTCCTGACCTTAATATTCAAGTTCTGGATCCAGAGCTGCTGAAATCTGCAGAGGCTAAAGAG AAATGGAGGCCCTTTTGTAACCAGTTTGATGGTGTTGTAGAGGACTTCAACTACGGTACACTATTACGTATTGATTGTCAAAAGGACTACACAGAGGAGAACACAGTATTTG CTACAAGAATCCAGTTTTACGCCATAGAGATTGCGAGAAACAGGGAAGGCTACAATGAGGTCGTCTACAATACCAACTCTAAAGCGAAAGAACAGAAGAAACATGCATGTTAA